The Fodinibius salinus nucleotide sequence CCCTACCCAATTAATCTGCCCAAGTTATTTTATATTCGTCTTTCTGAAGAGCAAACGATCGTAGAGCGTGATTCCACCGGACAGTATATAAGTTATCGTTTACTGTTTGGGCTGCCGGTAGCCCAGCCGTATGTAATGGACTTCAAAGAGTATAAGAATCGAAGCCGAAGTAATGCTCTCCAGGACAACTGGGATCAACTTATTCGGGAACAGCAAACCTCGGAAACTGACCGAACGGGTTTGCTCGATTTTAAACTGGATTTACCGGCCGCCGAAGAATCTGCCTTTTCTACTATATTTGGCAAGCCCGAGGTAAACCTGAGCATTAACGGTACAGCTAATATGAATGTGGGGGCAACGATACAAAAGACTGAGAATACCGAAATTCCTGAGGACCAGCGTACACAGGTAGATCCTACCTTTGAGCAAAGTTTAAAGTTAAATATACAAGGGACAATCGGTGATAAGTTGTCGATACAAACCGATTGGGATACTGAGCGTGATTTCGACTTTATGAATCGCCTGAATATTGTGTATGACGGTTATGACGATGAAATCCTGCAACGTCTGGAATTGGGTAACGTATCAATGCAAACAGGCAATTCACTGGTTAGGGGTGGGAGTGCACTTTTTGGAGTAAAATCAGTAGCTCAAATAGGTTCGCTGGAGCTAACATCGGTGCTTTCGCAACAGGAGGGAGAAGGGAAGACGGAAACTATTACCGGCGGTGCACAGGAGAAAAATATTTCAATTCGTCCCGGTGATTATGAATCAGACCGTCACTTCTTTCTTGACTTTTTTACACGCCAGCAATTTGAGGAAAATGTATCTGATCCTCAGCAAACAGGTCAGGCCCTGCAGCTTACAGAAGTGAATGTTTGGGCACTTCGGGAATCATCCCAATCGGTAGAAGGAGAGCGCCAGGCTATTGCACTTGGTGGGCTGGGAGTTTCTCAAAATCCCGATAGTACCTACAATAGGCCCAACGAGAACAATGACAACATTAGTGAGCCTGTACTCGATCAGTTTCGGGACCCTTCGCTGGGAGCTTCGGCTTCAGACTTTGGCGTAAATCCGTCACAGTTTGTAGAAGGATATTTTGTGCCTTTGCAAGAAGGTGTTGATTATTCCCTACGCCCCAATTTGGGATATATTTCCCTGAAAAGGAATCTTGGTTCTCGGCAGGCATTAGCCATATCGTTCAAATATCGCAATCCCCAGACTGGTCAGTCAATTAGTGTAGGTGATGTGAGCCCGGGAGGTGGTAACCGAATTTATTTAAAGCTAATTCGCCCGCAGACGGTTACGACAAGTAATCAATTGTGGGATCTTATGATGAAAAATGTCTATTCCATGGGCGTTTCCAATATCACGCAGGATGGACTGGAATTTGATATCAAGTATACTGAGCAAAACGTGCCCAGCAGTTCGTTGCCCGGTCGTAATACCGTCTTGCTGCAGGATTTGGGACTCGATCGTGTAGACCAGCAGGGTTCGTTAAGCCCCGATAATAATCTCGATTTTAGTACGACGGTATTAAACCCCGCCGCGGGACTCATAGTATTTCCGTATTTACAACCGTTTGGAGACCGGATTGAAGAACTGCTAGCCCAGGCTGGGGCGGGCAGTGAAGAAATTTTTTCACTTTCGTTTACAGAACTATATAACGAGAAAAAGGTAAATGCTAACCAAGAGTCAAAAAACAACTTTTACTTAATGGAGGGGACCTCCAAAGGCAGTGTCTCATCAAGCTATTCGCTAGGGTACTCACTAGTAGAGGGATCAGTCACGGTGCTGGCGAATGGACGCGAGCTACAAGAGGGTACCGATTATGCTGTTGATTATTCTATTGGTAGCATTACGATTCTAAATGATCAGTATTTGAAGAAGGGGCAAGAGATAAAAATTGAGTACGAAAACAATCAGCTTACTCAAATTGGGCAAAAGAGTTTTACAGGGGTACGAGCTGAGTATCAGTTCAGTGATAATATTACCTTGGGCAGTACTTATTTTCGACTCAAAGAGAAGCCGCTGCAAGATAAAATCCGAATCGGCGATGAACCCATCAATAATTCTGTAATTGGTTTTGATGCTAATGCCCAATTCGATACGCCGTGGCTTACACGCTTGGTTGATAAAGTTCCGCTGCTTCAGACAAAGGCACGGTCGAGTATGTCATTTAGCGGTGAATTTGCTCGGCTAAAGCCTGGAATTTCGCAGACAGGTGCAGTAGAAGATGCAATTGAACAAAATCGCTTGTTTGAAGATGAAGAAAATGGACTTTCATTTATTGATGATTTTGAAGGATCCGACATTGGATTAAGCTTTCTAAGTCCATCACGATGGTCTTTGGCTGCTGCGCCTGCGGCCGTTCCCGGCTATGCCCCTGATGCCATGTATTTTGATGATAACCCGCCTCAAAATCCAATGACAAGTATTGCTGATAAAGCAGCAAGGTCGGACTTACGCAGTCAATTTGCGTGGTATACCATCCCACAAAATATTGATCAGATTTTGGGAGGCGTAGAATTTACTCCCGAATCAGAGCCGGTGCAGGTAACAGAGGTATTTCCGAATCGTGATGTTCTTACAGAAGAAAACTTTATTAACACACTGGATGTCCATTACAACCCTACTGAGCGTGGCCCCTACAACTATAATAACAATTTGCGAACACTACTTGAGGATGAACCGGAACGTACCTGGGGCGGAATGACGACAACGCTTCCTTCTGGACAAGAAGATTTAACTCAAAATAACATCGAGTTTTTAGAATTTTGGGTGCAGTCGGTACTGCCGGGAGGAAAGGTCCCTACAGCAAAGGATCTGCAAGACTATGACGGTAAAATTTATATTGATGTGGGAGTTGTTTCGGAAGATGTGGTACCAAATTTTAAGACGAATACCGAGGATGGATTAGTCCGCAGACCTGATGACCTCCAACGGGATAATATTGGCGTGGATTCACGGTCTTATTTGCCCATACCACCACCGGCACCCGAAGGGCAATTTTCTAATGAGACACAGTTACAGGCTGATGTAGGACTTGACGGAGCACCCAATACCAATGGTATTGATAATAAAAACGAGCAAAACTTATTCTCCGATTTCATTAATGTGATCAAGTCCCAGTACGGCAACGCCAGTACTATGGCCAGTGATGTACAGAATGATCCCTCGAATGATGACTATACGTATTATGGGGAAAGTGAAGTTGAGGGACGCCCTTTACACCAGCGCTTCCATCGTATGTACGGCTATCATGAAGGTAACTCTCCGTCAAACAGCGGCGAAAAGCGAGCAGTAACGAATGAACCGGATACCGAGGGATTAATTACGCAATCCATTGTAGAACAAAATAATGCTTACTTTCAATATGAGATTGACTGGAACCCTGCCAACCTAGATAACATAAATCCGGGCAGTGACAGTACGTTTGTTGTTGATATGGTGGATAGCCCCAACCAGGAGGATCGGTGGTTTCAGGTACGCGTACCACTAAAAGAATGGGCACGGAAAGTCGGAGGAATCGAAAATTTTCAAAATATTTCGTATATCCGTGTGTGGTTATCGGGTTATGAAAAGCCTTTCACACTTCGTTTTGCAACTTTTGAACTCGTGGGCAGTCAATGGCGACCGGCAGAAAACGTAGATAAAGAACAGGGCACAATGCAGGGTGAATTTAATATCTCATCTGTCAATATAGAGGAAAACAGCCAGCGACAGCCCATCCCATACCGCAAACCGGAAGGTGCCGTACGTGCCACTGATCGAGGGCGACAGCGCCAGACTGTACAAAATGAGCAGTCTATTGTAATGAACCTGCAAAATTTAGCTGGGGGAGAGTTGAAAATGATGAAGCGTGTTTATCCCGGTGGATTAAATATGATCAATTATTCGAATGTACGAATGTTCGTACACGGTGAGGGGTATGATAATCGGAGTGATGCCGAGCTGGTTATGCGTTTCGGTACGGATCTTACAAATAATTACTATGAATACCGCCAGCCTATTACACCTACCGACGAAAAATTCCCGTTCAGTAATAAATTGACCAGCGAATTAGATGATCCAACCCGCCTCACCGAAGCCGAGGAGGTGTGGTTATATGACGAAAACAGTATGAATATTCTGCTTCGGGCTTTTAACGAGCTTAAACAGCTACGCGATCAGCAGGGGGGAGATCCAAGTACAAAATTTGAGCGCAGTGATCTCCTGGAAAATGCACCGTCCGGTACCCGTATTGCCGTAAAAGGGAATCCCTCGCTGGACAGAGTTGGGGAGATTGGAATGGGAATTCATAATCCGTTTGATCCCCAGAATCCTTCGGAAGGGGGTGTTTCATCATTAAGCGGCCAGTTTTGGTTTAATGAACTACGAGTGTCGGGCTATGATAATCAATCAGGATGGGCTGCTACGGCGAAAGGTAATATCGAATTTGCTGACTTTGCCTCTGTTAGTGCAAATGTTAACCGTGAGACGGATGGTTTTGGTTCCCTTGATTCTGGATTGGGACAACGCCGAATGTCTGATCTTTTTGCTTATGATGTGAATACTACGCTGAATCTACACAAATTTATTCCCGAACGGTATGGATGGAATATCCCTGTTACATTATCGACGCGTCAGTCCTCCTCAACGCCGCGATATTTGCCCAATCAGGGTGATGTGCGACTGTCGGAATTTAAGAGTGCTGTCCATGCGCGGGATGATATTGATGAGGAACAGAAAGACCAAATTATTGACCAGCGGATTAGGCAAAGTCAGACTGTGAGTGAGAGTTATTCTATTAATGTTTCGAATGTATCAAAGTCGGGCTCCAATTCTACATTGGCACAATATACGTTAGATAAAACAACCCTTAACTATGTATATAATACGACCGAGCGTCGTAATCCCGAATATTCTATGCAGGATAACTGGAATTACAGCGGGTCACTGCGATACGATGTTAATTTCCAGAATACGCTGTTGTTTCGCCCTTTAGGGTTTTTAGGTAATATTCCAATTTTACACCCACTGGCAGGACTTCAACTTGGGTATACCCCGGCATCCATCAACGCATCGGTGGGTATAGACCGGGAGTATGACGAGCGGTTGCGTCGATTTACAGCCGGAGAGGAAGCTACGCTACAGCAATCACATAGTTTTACCTATAATACCGAGTTTGGCTTTGGTTATAATTTAACCCCATCCATTAAAACTACCTTTCGCAGTCGTTCCGTTTTTGACCTTTCTCAAGCAGGAGTCACCGGTGATACGCCCGGCAATCCAATGGCCGACAGTACCGAGTTTAGAGTACAACCTTCATTTGATGTGCTCAGAGATGTAGCTTTTGATACGGTTTCTGCCCGCCGCAGTAATTATCAGGAAGCCTATACCGCGAGTTGGCAGCCCCGTCTTAATACGATTGATGCCGTTAGCTGGGTCAATTATTCGGCTAACTACAGCGGTGGATACCAGTGGCGTAACAGTCCGCGGGGATCGCAGCTGGGGGCAACAGTTTCAAATAATTTTAGTTTAAATCAGACACTTGATTTTGATCTCCGCAGTTTGTTAAACCGGATGGATTGGTATAGCAACTTACAAAATGAAGAAACTGACTCACGCCCTTCATCCGCTCCACAGGATACAACGTCGGGCTATTCCGAAGAGCAGCTGGGAGAAGATTTGGCCAATATAGGCAAGAAAAGTTTAGCTGCTATATTGAGTCTGCAATCTCTGGATGTGTCTTTCAATATTTCCAAAAGTGCATTACAGAACGGTTATTCCGGTGGTTCTACTTTATTTGATATGTTTAATTCAAGCCCCGGTGATTTTTCTCCCCCTTTTTCTTACCGTACTGGTGTTACGGATAATATCGGGCGAAGTCGCCTTATTGATAATCCCAACGATAATACCAGCTTGCAGTTGCCATCTAATCGTAATCTTACCGACGATATTACTGTGGGTGCACGCTTTGCACCTTTTGATAATTTTACAATTGATCTAACCTGGAATACCGAATGGAAACGAAATCGTACCAAATCAATTACCATTGATCCCAATCAAAGTATCAGCTCGGTGAGTAACCAGAATGGGATGATAGGTTCCAGCGTATGGGCTTTTGGCGGGGGATATTCCAGTCTTTTCCGCGAGCAGCTCAGTACGGCCTTTGAGGATATTAACAACGGAAGTACGGTGATTAACGATAGCCAGGGAAATAATGATGGAGAATCTGTACTGGGACGCAAGACATTGCAGAATGATTTCCGAAGAGCTTATTTAGGAGCTGGAAAAGGAGCTATTGGCAATCGTAGTTTTACGCCTTTTCCTATGCCCAACTGGCGCATTACATGGACGGGCATAGAATCTTTCTTCCCCTTGATAGGTGATGCTATGTCCCGTGCATCCATCACCCATAATTACAAAGGTCAGTACCGCTTGGGATGGGTTTTTAATTCGGATACCAGCTTGCTGCCTGATTTCTCGGTGGGCGCTTATTCTGTTTCAAATCCTCGGCCCGAATTTGATCCTAACAGCATCAGCGTAGAAAAGAAATTTAGTCCGCTACTGGGATTGAATATTACATGGAATTCGGGATTTCGGACCAATTTTCAGTACGAATACAGCCAAATTACAAGTCTGGCACTGTCGAACTCAACTGTAATTGAGCGATTGTCGAAAGGTATAAAGCTCTCTTTTGCTTATACACTTCGTGATTTTAAGATTCCACTTTTTCCCCGAGTGCGCAATGCTATTGATATCACTATTAACGGCAGTTTGCTTGAAGATAAGGAGACAAAATACGAACTTGATTCCGATCTCGGAAAAGCGTTGAGTGCTGGTCCCAGCGTTATCAAAAAAGATGTATCGAATGCTGATTTCTCGGGTACGACTACTGGAGGACAAAAACGTATTAACGGATCTGCAATTATTGGATATCAGTTTTCGCAAACGGTCAAAGCCAATTTTGAGTATAACTACAACCGCTTAATACCCAAAACATCGGGTGTTTTTGGTCGTACCGATCACGACATTCGGTTTAATATTGTAGTCTCTATTCGATCTAATTAGTGCCGTTATCTTTTGAATTTCGGTATCCCACCCAACCGATGCCGAGTGCCGAAAATATAAGCATCAGAATGGGGAGCCAGTCTCCAAAACGTGCATAAAGGGTTTGGGTATTTAGTACAGGAACCTGGTAGTTAAAAGCCGTTTGTTCCCAATAGGGTGTTTCTTTTTTGATAGATCCATTGGGAGCAATAATGCCCGAAATACCATTATTGGCACTACGCACTACCCAACGTCCAAACTCTATGGCTCGCAGCCGGGCATAAGCATAATGCTGTTCATGTCCGCTAGTATTACCCCACCAGCCGTCATTGGTGATAATAGTAAGATAGCCTGCTCCATCATTAACGTATTTTCGTACCCAGCTTGGATAAACCGAATCGTAACAAATAAGTGCGGGTGTTTGGGTATTTCCAACTGAAAACTGATTGGCTTGGTGTCCTTTACCGTATCCCTGGTTTTGGTTCCAGCTGATCCAGTTGAAAACATCAGCCGCATTTAAAAAGTGTATAAAGGGAACCCGCTCTACAATAGGTACCAAATTATGCTTGCGATACACGTCGATGGATGAGTCGCCCAGGGAGGCAGTATCAGAATGAAAGCCCAATGCTGCGTTGAACGGTAAGTATGCTCCGCGGTTGGATTTGTAGGGTAGAGATGGGGTTTCATCTGAATCATAGTATTCATAATAAGTAGCGCCGGCGATGAATGTAGTATTCCATTCCCGGGCCTTTTGTTTGAGCAGTTGTTTAGTGCTATTGGAGCCCTTGCTGATATTTCTGCGGTTATAGATAGATGATTGAATAGCATTTTCGGGCCAAACGATGAGGTCCGTTTTCGACGTGCGTACCGAATCGGAAAGCTGTAGCAAGTGTTGGTTCGCCTTTTGGGGTGAATCCAGCCCTCCATACTGCAAATAGGAATCAAAATTTGGCTGTACAACGACGACTTCTTGTGTGTTTACTACTTTTTTGGTCGGATTTATTGATCCACTTACCAGCGACCAGAGGGGGAATGCAAAAAGAACGCATACCAACGTTATTTTCAATGATCGGCTTGGTTTTTTAATGATTCGATAAGCTAATGCGCTGCTAAAGAGCACCCAGAAAGAGATTCCCCAGAAACCGGTAACCGAAATATATTGTACCAGCTGAGGCACGTTGGACCATGCATTAGCTATGGTAAGCCAAGGCCAGGCCAGATCCCACTGGTGATGCAGGTATTCAAAGCTGAGCCAAAAAGCAGTTTGAAAAAGGGCGATCAGCCAGCCGGGTAGTTTTAGTTCTTGTACTTTGTATTGCCCCATTACCGGCAGTGTCATAACTACAGCATTTGCCAGTATGGCCGCTACCCCTCCTGCCACGGTAGCCATGACCAGCCAGTAGGTGGTGATAATATTCCATATCAGAAATGCAGGATACGTCCAGTAGGCAGCGGCGCGGGCGGAATCGGCAAGATCAGTAATGCGGAAAATAAGAACAAAGGCCGGGAAGACCAGAAAAGGCAGGGGTATAGGGGGCCAGCTTAGTCCCAATAGCAATCCCGCAGACAATGTTAAAGCCCATTTGTTATCCCAAAAAGCAGATAGTTTATTCATTCGCTGTAATCTTTTGGAGCAATTACAATAGCAATTTCGCCTTTAATCTCATCCCTCAGAGCAAAGGTATCGGCCACAGATTTTAGAGAGCCACGGACGACTTCCTCAAATTTTTTCGTCAGCTCACGGCAAACAGCAGCCATACGTCGGTCGCCCATATACTTGCGCAACTCTTCCAGCAGTTTGTGCAGTCGATAGGGACTTTCATAGAGTACGACTGACCGATCTTCTTCAGCCAGTTTTTTAAGTCGTTTTTGGCGCCCCTTTTTTTGAGGCAGGAATCCCTCATATACATATTTTTCACAGGGCAGTCCGCTGGCAACTAAGGCTGTTGTGGCAGCATCAGGGCCGGGAATAACAGAAACGGAATGTCCTGCCTGGTGAGCAGCGCGCACTGCCAGAAAGCCCGGATCTGAAATGCCCGGCATGCCTGCATCGGAGATCAGGGCCACTGGTTGCCGCCCATCCAGCATATTGATAAGATGTTCCACTTTTTGGTGTTCGTTATGCTGGTGAAAGGCAAAAGTTTTAGTATCAATGCCCAGATGGTTAAGTAGTATACCCGATGTTCGAGTATCTTCACAGCCAATGGCCGCGACGGATTCCAGCACCTCTTGTGCACGGGAAGAAATATCATCCAGATTCCCAATGGGTGTTGCTACGATATAGAGCGTACTCAAAATTTCTTAGTTTTGAATGACTGTTTGATTTCAACTAAACCTCACAAAAACTAATAAAAATGAAGCAACTATTTGGGTTAATTATTCGTTTCTAATAATCTGAAATTGCGCTTTTAAAAGCGTATCTTTAGTAGCCTTGAAAGCAGATAGCTGGTATCAAGTATATTCTGTCAATTATTCTAAAAACAAACCATAAAATCCTACTATTTCATGGCTGATTTTACACCATCCGGTATTAATCACATGACCATCCGCGTGAATGATATTGAACGTGCTGAAGAGTTTTATGGCGATGTCTTGGGGTTTGACCTGATTCGAAAAATGGGAAAAAGTATGTCGGTGTATCAAATTGGAGATGAAGATACGCTAGTACTTGTGGAGGCGGAAACCAGTTATGATACCTCATCAAGTGATTATCGGGTAGATCATTTTGGGTTTTATCTGGATTCAGAAGAAGAAGTCGATGAAATGGCCGAATATTTGCGCGATCAGGAGGTAACAATTTTAAGCGGTCCTGCCAATCGAAAGCGCGGACGGTTTGTGTTTATCTCGGATCCTGATGGCAATATGATTGAACTTTTTTATGAAGAGGATGAAGAATAGCAGATGGTCATATTTTTATAGTCGGACTGACACTCTGAAGTTTAGTTAGCCGACAGGTTTATTTGTCGGCAACTTTGTCACGAGATACCCCCTCATTTTTTGATGGCATGCTATTTGCATTTCAAGATAAACAAGAATGACAGTATTTAACCTTTAGATTGATAACATGAGCGAATCGAAGAAAGAAGTTTCTGAACAAGAAGCGGCTGAAATTGAAGAGCAGGAACAAGAAGTATCTGAGGAACAGTCGGAAGAAGAATTACCGTATCAGAATTTTAATGAAGATGAGCTGCGGGAAATGCTTGTTGCCCGTGAGGAAGAGCTTTCTGAACTGGAACAAGAAGTGAACGAGTTAAAAGACGATCGATTGCGCAAAGTAGCAGAGCTTGAAAACTATAGAAAGCGTGTAAAGCGAGAGCGTTCCCAGGTGTATGAGACAGCTAAAGCCAGAGCGCTCGAAGATTTTTTGGAAATCAATGATGACATCCAGCGAACATTAGGTGCGGCTGAAGAGCTTGATGTGAATGAGACCTTTTTTGATGGGGTACAGATGGTAGCCAAAAAACTTCAGGAAATTTTGCGAAAGAATGATGTGCAGCGCATTGATCAAGAGGGGGTTCCTTTTGATGTAGATTTGCATGATGCTATGATGCGCCGCAAGCCCGAAGATGACAGCATTGAAAGTGATATAGTTTTAAATGTCGTGGAAAGCGGTTATCGTATGGGAGATCGTACTATTCGTCATGCCAAAGTAATTGTAAGTGAATAATTAAGTTTTAAGAAAATCTAATTCATGTCTAAACGCGATTATTACGAAGTATTAGGTGTTAGCAAAAATGCATCTGAATCGGAAATCAAAAAAGCCTATCGTAAGAAGGCCATGAAGTTTCACCCGGATCGCAATGAGGAAGATCCGGAGGCCGAGAAGAAATTTAAGGAGGCTTCAGAGGCATACGAAGTTCTTAGTGATGAGCAAAAGCGTCAGCGTTATGATCAGTTTGGTCACCGAGGAGTTAATAACGGTGCCAATGGTTTTGGCGGTCGCGGCGGTGCAGGCTTTGATAATTTTGAGGATATCTTTAGTCAATTTAGCGATATATTTGGCAGTGAATTTGGCGGGGGTGGCCGTTCTCGGCGGCGTCGATCGTCAGGGCGGAAAGGTTCCGATATGAAACTGCGTATTGACCTGGAGCTTGAGGAAATTGCTTTTGGCACTGAGAAGAAGCTGAAGGTAAAGAAGTATATTACTTGTGATGAATGCGATGGCACCGGGGCCGAGACGAAAAACGATTTTGAGACCTGCAGTACCTGTAGCGGTACCGGTGAAGTTCGCCAAGTGCGTAAAACGATGTTGGGACAGATGGTGAATGTACAGCCTTGTCCCGAATGTAATGGTGAAGGGCGCATTATCCGTAATAAGTGTTCAAAGTGTAGCGGCGAAGGGCGTTACAAAGGGAAAGAAACCGTGAAGGTGAACGTGCCTTCCGGTGTATCAGAAGGAAATTATATTACGCTTCGCGGTAAGGGGAACGCCGGCAAACGCGGCGGTGAGGCTGGTGCTCTCGTTGTCCTGATTGAAGAGAAAGAGCATGAGCACTTTGAGCGTGATGGCAATGATATTTATTACGATCTGGTACTCAGCGTGCCTGATGCTATTCTGGGAACCGAAGTAAAAGTGCCTACGCTTAAAGGTAAGGCAAAAATAAAGGTTGAAGAAGGAGTGCAGCCAGGTAAATTGTTGCGAATGAGTGACAAGGGTATTCATGGCTTAAAACGGTCGGGTATCGGCGACCAGTATGTGCGGGTAAACGTATATATTCCTGATGATCTGGATGAGGAAGAGCGCAAGCACATCGAATCGCTTCGGGGCAGTGAACGGTTTAATGCCTCCAATAAAGAAGATGATGGCAAGGGCTTCTTCTCTAAAATTAGGGATGTATTTGCTTAAAAGGCATACATTTGAGTGGAAAGTATTTAGTATTAAAGTCTTTTATGCTTCACTTGCCATTATGATTGTGGCCTTGGTATAGTATAGAGTTATCATAACTTTATACTTTCTACTAAGGCTTCAACCATTCGTCAAAAACTCTGGCAAATCGTTTGGGAGATTCCGGATCCATATTGAAATAAAGGGACGGCTCGATGAGTTCCAGCTCCATCAAAGCAAATGTATTTTGGTCGGTACGCACATAATCGGCGCGCGTATATAGGGGCAGGGGCGAAATGTTATTACGTGTTTTTTGGGCTGTTGCAAGCAACTTCTTTTCAGGTTCTACCGGTGTAAGTTTTCCCCCATGTTCTTC carries:
- the dnaJ gene encoding molecular chaperone DnaJ, which codes for MSKRDYYEVLGVSKNASESEIKKAYRKKAMKFHPDRNEEDPEAEKKFKEASEAYEVLSDEQKRQRYDQFGHRGVNNGANGFGGRGGAGFDNFEDIFSQFSDIFGSEFGGGGRSRRRRSSGRKGSDMKLRIDLELEEIAFGTEKKLKVKKYITCDECDGTGAETKNDFETCSTCSGTGEVRQVRKTMLGQMVNVQPCPECNGEGRIIRNKCSKCSGEGRYKGKETVKVNVPSGVSEGNYITLRGKGNAGKRGGEAGALVVLIEEKEHEHFERDGNDIYYDLVLSVPDAILGTEVKVPTLKGKAKIKVEEGVQPGKLLRMSDKGIHGLKRSGIGDQYVRVNVYIPDDLDEEERKHIESLRGSERFNASNKEDDGKGFFSKIRDVFA